In Besnoitia besnoiti strain Bb-Ger1 chromosome I, whole genome shotgun sequence, the genomic window CTTATATCTGTCTCTTTCGGGTCCGATATTCCCCCTCTTTTGAGATGGAGTGTCAAGCAGAAAGACGGCCGGGCTGTCGCCACGTGGGAAAGCCCTcccgcagagagaaggcaaaCGTCGCCACAGTCCGCTCTTCCTGCTTCTTTCTCGCCAGTTTCCGCCatttcgctttttttcttgGAGGGATTGGAGGGGACTTTTTCCGTAGGTCCGCCTAGCCAAACACTGCTCAGAAGTTGCGTGGAACGCAGACCCCTTCGGCGCCGTCGACCCACATGCAGCTCCCGCGTTTGCTTGCACATGCTGTCACTAAAGGATGTGACTTCTTTCTGTGGACGTTTCTGAGAACAAGAAGGGACGCTTAGTTTGCTTGTTCACTGGAGCTGCCGGTGGGGGACATCTGGGTAAATTTTGCTTTTTTGTCGATTTGTAGAACGGGCGGGAGCTCGGAGGGAGCGCCTTGACTATCTGGGCCTCGGCCCCGTAAATAGGGTGTGCCCCTCTCCTGTTTCTTATGTTTCAGTTGAGAAGTGTTGAGCGGTTTTTCCGTTTTGCCGTGGCTTTGCTGTCGGGAGTGGGCGCGGGGGTCAGCGTGAAGGTCGCGTTGTTGGCAACGCTGGCGGGCAGGAAGTTTAGCGACTAGACTGGGGAGCTGCTCATGTGAAGGTCTCGCTTCAAAAATTGTGGTACCAGACTAGTTTTTTCGGTGATCGCCGCTGCGAGGGTATCTGAGGGTAGTAAAGATTCATTCGCATGAGAGATGAGGTACCTGGCGCAGACCGCGTCCGAGAGGTTCCTCCCGCGGACTGCCTTCCGGCAGGCGCTTGGTTTGGGGAGAAGCCGCTGTGAAAAGTTTTGCGACTCAAAAAGATGTTTAGTGGTTTCGGAGGCGGTCTGCCGCTCACCCGCTCGCTCAGTCCGGACTTCCGTGTCTGTGTAACCGTACTAtccagcggctcgcgcctTTACATTTCTAGGGTTGCGGCCCCCCCTCGGCCCGTTTCCGAGCCGGACGCTGGGTGCTGTGTGTGGCAGTTCGTTCACGTGCGTTGAGTGGTGTGTGCGTGGAAGCTTGCGTGTCTTGCTTTTCATAGGGTTTCGATGTGGCCTTTTGTCTGTTTCCAGATCTACCAGTTTCAGGTGGTCGGGCGCAAGCAGCCGACAGAAGCGgagccgtctccgcctctgctgcgcatgcgcctgtTCGCCAGGAACAAGGTGCTGGCTGTCTCCAAGTTCTGGTATTTGTTGAAGAAAATGAAGAAGGTGAAGAAGAGCACGGGCGAGATCTTGGCTGTCAACGAGATCaaggagaagcgcgcgaccTTCGTGAAGAACTTCGGCATCTGGCTGCGCTACGACAGCCGAACCGGCACACACAACATGTACAAGGAGGTCAGAGACATCTGCCAGAACGGCGCCGTCTCTCAGCTGTATGCGGAGATGGCCGGCAGGCACCGCGCCCTCCCCAGCAACATCCAGGTAAAGCTCCGACACAAGCTGCGCGCAGTCCATACGGCGTCTGGCGACAAGCCAGAAAGTACGAACTCGGTGCATCTCGGGGGACAACAGGCTGGCAGAGGGCTAGGCGGGGCTCTGCAGGGCGTCCGCGTTCTCTAGGGACTCCGAAGCTCCAGAGCTGGTTGATGCGTGGCCGCGTGGGGGGACGAGTGCTTCGATGCAGTCCGCGGGCGTTCAGTGGGTACGGCGGAGCCTTCGACATGCAGGCTTTCGTCgtgcatatgcatgtgtgcatgTGTAGGGAGGGGTGTGATCTCGAATCCGGTCGTCGGCGGAATGATCAGCTCTGGCAGGGAGCTGTGACTCGCTTGCTGTGGGGCGTGTTTCCTGGAGAGAGCGGCCAGCGTGTTTGTTTG contains:
- a CDS encoding ribosomal protein RPL18A (encoded by transcript BESB_001580) translates to MKADPTLQQKIYQFQVVGRKQPTEAEPSPPLLRMRLFARNKVLAVSKFWYLLKKMKKVKKSTGEILAVNEIKEKRATFVKNFGIWLRYDSRTGTHNMYKEVRDICQNGAVSQLYAEMAGRHRALPSNIQIIRVAEIKASQCKRPHMLQMFDSKLKLPAIRRIFPTPKDKKSVFCARKPTLFLH